GggaagctttgagatgcgtgcacaCCTCGAAGAGCGTGCACGCGCACCCCTAGGAGCCTTATATAAATGACCCCAAGTTTCGACGAAGGTATGCTcattctactgtagctacagttacgctgtCACTTTCGTTTCTTTACTTGCTTGCTTGCTACTTTCGTCGGAGATCTGTCTTGAGCGTCGGAAGATCATCACCGAGGCACCACTCTCTGACTCGGCACTGATGTTTTTGTGCTTATAGGCTAATTTTATCGGAGGTCCACGCGTAATCAATAGAAACGTCATATTTCCAATGTCCGTCACctcgactcggacaggatcagtcaaGATTTGTTCAATTCTCTTTATTCTCATAGTGTAgtaagaatttattttttctgatatatattttaaacttttcattattttcttttgtaaaaTTAAAGCTTGACTAGGTTCGGGTTCGGACCGTGACCCATCTGGGTAAATCCGTTTTGAGACTTTCTCAGTGCTAAAGGCTTACGTATCCCTTCTTTTTTTCCCATAAAGATGCGATTTTTATAGCCCTCTTCTGCGACTCGGTCTGCCCTCTCTTTCTGTGTCTGCTCCTCCGCCGTTTTATCGGCAAACGCCTGCCGTCGCCCACGAGCATAGAGAGCTTCGCCTGCGTTGCGGCCGATAGCCTCTGGAGCACGAAGGTGGTCAATCGGCACCTTAAGTGTCTGTCTTCGGTTAGAGAGGAGCCCGCTCCCACTGCCGCCCCTTTCTAGACGTCTTCTGCGGGTGATGGACGAACGGAGGGTGCGGGAGAACCGCGTCCCTCTCAAGGACGTGGTAGTGGACTGCACCCGTCGGTGGTTCCAGGATGCGCTCAAGGAGGCAAAGGCCGGGGATACTGCGATGCAAGTTCTTGTTGGTCAGATGTACCAGAGCGGCTACGGAGTCTCGAAGAACGAGCAAAAGGTGAGGGCTTTTGTTTCATAATCTGTCAATTCATTGTTTCCATGCGTGGATTGAGATATTTAGTTGGAAAGGGCGGAAGAGGTTTTGCATCTCCTGCTTGTGTTGTTTGTTTTGCGGGAAATTATATATTGAGAAAAGGTGTCGCTTCTCTCACCGTTCTAATCTTTGACGATAAAGATTTCACTGCTGGGATCTCAAAAAGAGAGTTAATGGGTATGAAATTACTGGAAGATTTTAGACATATTGGTACTATTATTCTAAATGGAGAGAGCAGTCTTGTATAATGGTTGTGTTCCCCTTAGTTTAAAAGGGAAAAAATGTAGGACTTAGGTTGGTATGTGAATTTACTAGAAAGAATGCAGcaaaaaatattgatatttgagaTCAATTAGTTgtagctccaagagatgatagaatGAGAACAAATAGAATGAGATGCTGCAAAGGTGAGTAAGCCAAACAAAGTTATCATTTGTTTATCAAGATCTCACGCTAGAACAGCAAGTGATTCATAGAATCTAATTCAGTCACGCCTGACCCAGTAGCCTATTTGGTCCATCTGTCTTATTGAGTGGAGGTAGACTCATTATGATCATTACGCTTTTTGAACTAGGAATGATAATTCTATGTCAAATATCCATCCAAACATTGAAATAAAATGATGGTGGAAATAAACATCTCTATTCCATTCAATTCTGCCTACCAAATGTGCCTAAGAGTTTGAGACTATGAGTTGTATAGAATCCCTGGAAAGTTTCAATAAATTGAAATGTTTTCACAACATATATGATTTAGTGTTTTCTATATTCTTAGATCGGATGATTAAGTGTTTCCTTCACTAGCTCTTTAATTTTTTTGGGCATCTGCAGGCAAATGCTTGGATTACAAAAGCATCAAGGTATCGAAGTTCAGTGTGGAAGGTTAGCGACAAACAGCCAGGTGATACTCTAATTGGGATGCAATCTATTTTGTTCTTGGGCATTATGTTTATGGATTTTGTTGCTGATGCTGTTAAATTTTTTTAGGTTATAATGCTAGTGACTCCGATTCTGATGAGAACATTAATATGGAATCATGAGCAGAATGGCCTGAATTAAAGAAGGTTCATAAAAGTCTTATGCTCTGTTTGGATAATTTAAACTGAATTCTCTAGATGATTGTTGCTCTACTGTGTCA
This genomic stretch from Zingiber officinale cultivar Zhangliang chromosome 7A, Zo_v1.1, whole genome shotgun sequence harbors:
- the LOC122001154 gene encoding uncharacterized protein LOC122001154; this encodes MDERRVRENRVPLKDVVVDCTRRWFQDALKEAKAGDTAMQVLVGQMYQSGYGVSKNEQKANAWITKASRYRSSVWKVSDKQPGYNASDSDSDENINMES